A genomic segment from Phragmites australis chromosome 6, lpPhrAust1.1, whole genome shotgun sequence encodes:
- the LOC133922958 gene encoding alpha-amylase/subtilisin inhibitor-like — translation MKHLVLLLLPLLAISLPCTAGVDTQLVYDTEEHELSSDFLYYILSADRRTSGGLGVLHENRPCHFFVVQAPGEAAVGMAVKFESYTASSDGAVRLSTNVTIGFDVITTCVESMDWYVTNSSLLSSSEPHEHVAVGKDEDEDYIRSPAMVFRIEKYDGATEGYKLVSCAGDGPCKDLGLHTSG, via the coding sequence ATGAAAcatctcgtcctcctcctcctcccgcttctGGCCATCTCCCTCCCCTGCACTGCCGGGGTTGACACCCAACTGGTCTACGACACGGAGGAACATGAGCTGAGCAGCGATTTCCTATACTACATTCTCTCGGCTGACCGCAGGACAAGCGGCGGCCTCGGGGTCTTACATGAAAACAGACCCTGCCATTTCTTCGTGGTCCAGGCGCCCGGAGAGGCTGCCGTTGGCATGGCCGTGAAATTCGAGTCGTATACCGCTTCATCTGACGGGGCGGTTCGCCTTTCGACGAACGTCACGATCGGATTCGACGTCATCACGACATGCGTCGAGTCCATGGACTGGTACGTCACCAACAGCTCGCTACTGTCATCTTCGGAGCCGCATGAGCACGTGGCCGTCGGGAAGGACGAGGATGAAGACTACATACGATCACCGGCCATGGTGTTCCGCATTGAGAAGTACGACGGCGCGACGGAGGGCTACAAGCTGGTGTCGTGCGCCGGCGATGGGCCGTGCAAAGATCTGGGCTTGCATACTTCTGGGTAG